The window GATTATTTAGCTCTTTGACAAGCTGTGCTGTATAAAAAACCATCGAAAAACTTTTACCCGAACCTTGTGTATGCCATATAACACCGATTTTACGGTCTCCATTCTCACTGGTCGCTATTTTTGTCTTTTCCACCGCTTTTTTTACTGCAAAATATTGGTGATAGGCAGCGAGAATTTTGGCAATCGTTTTTCTTTCGCCGATTTTCTTCCCATTTTCATCCCGTTCTTCTTCTTTGGATTCCTGAAAGAGAATAAAGTTTTCAATAATATCAATAAGCCGGTCTTTTGCCAGCATCCCTCTTAACAACACTTCATATTGCGGCACTTCAAGTGGCTCAATGTTTTCCCCATCCACCGTCCGCCAATTCATAAAACGTTCTTGACTTGCGGTAATCGTTCCCGCTTTTGCATTAATTCCATCGGATAAAATACAAAAAGCATTATAATAAAATAAAGATGGAATATCACGTTTATACGTTTGAATCTGTGCATAGGCATTATCGATACTCACATTTTCATCAGATGCTGATTTTAATTCGATAACGACGAATGGGATGCCATTTATAAAAATAACTAAATCCGGGCGGCGTTCTTCTTTTTCAACGACCGTAAACTGATTCACTACCAAAAAATCATTATTAGCTGGTTCTTCAAAATCAATTAAGAATGCCTTCATCGAACGGCTATGACCTTCTTGATGAAACGACACATCGATGCCTTCAGTGATTAATTTGTGAAAATGGCGGTTGTTTTCTTCTAGACTTGGACTATTAAAAGCTATAATTTGCCGAAATGCTTCTTCTATTGCTTCCTGTGGCAAATGGCGATTATGTTTAAACAAAGCATCTTTTACACGGTCTTCTAAAATGACGGTACGATAATCTTTGCGTTCTGGTCTTTCCCCATCACAACTAATGTCCGGACCAAAGACATAGTCATAGCCAAGTTCCTGAAGAATCTCAATCGCAGCTTCCTCCAGCTTATCTTCTGTAAAATTTTCAAAAAAACTCATCCACCTCTCCCCTTTCGCAATCGGAACCTCCCATATTCCATTAACTCTGTTCTACTAAAGTTTCATTATCCAGCGGGACACGAATTTCTCCGGACATTAGTTTTGGAAGAAGGGTGTCTCGAAGTTTCTCTAAAACGGCATTTTCTCTCTTTAAGTTTTCTTTTTGATTTAAAATGGATTTTGTAATTTTATGATATCTTCTAAGAATATTAATGTCAGGAATAACCAGCTTGTAATCCTCTAAATCATTTTTAGAAACATTTAAATATACACTTCCACTTGCTGTATACTGAAAATTGCTAAATGCAATATTTAGAATTTCATATAAAAATTCTTTATACATATTATCAAATGCCCTAGCTATTCCCGAACCACGTCCAATAGCGTATCTATCATCCAACTCTGTTACTAAACCGATTGTTGCTCGTACACCAAATACAAAGTCACCTTTTTCTCCTACTTTTTTAGGATCAGATGTATATTTACTAGGACTTAAATTTTTATTTTGAAAGTCTGTAGCACCATTCAATAATGGTAATCCTATTTTATCTGTGTTATAAGTATCACTTTTTGGAGATTGCCCCATAATTATTTCTGCAATACTTGATAACTTATCTACTTTCCACCCTTTAGGTATTTCTCCCAACTCACTTTCAACCATTTCACCGCCACTTGAT is drawn from Bacillus alveayuensis and contains these coding sequences:
- a CDS encoding type I restriction enzyme S subunit (product_source=KO:K01154; cath_funfam=3.90.220.20; cog=COG0732; ko=KO:K01154; pfam=PF01420; superfamily=116734), coding for MTFNGWKEVVLEEVSYYGDEKIPSAEVTLDNYISTENMLPNKSGVGMASGLPTTKSVRRYKKGDILLSNIRPYFKKIWFATKNGGCSNDVLVIKNKDEKELDKKYLYYTLLQDNFFDYVTATSKGTKMPRGDKSAIMNYGIMLPPLNEQKAIANILSTLDEKIETNNQINEKLEEMAQALFKHWFVDFEFPNENGEPYKSSGGEMVESELGEIPKGWKVDKLSSIAEIIMGQSPKSDTYNTDKIGLPLLNGATDFQNKNLSPSKYTSDPKKVGEKGDFVFGVRATIGLVTELDDRYAIGRGSGIARAFDNMYKEFLYEILNIAFSNFQYTASGSVYLNVSKNDLEDYKLVIPDINILRRYHKITKSILNQKENLKRENAVLEKLRDTLLPKLMSGEIRVPLDNETLVEQS